One region of Fragaria vesca subsp. vesca linkage group LG4, FraVesHawaii_1.0, whole genome shotgun sequence genomic DNA includes:
- the LOC101308673 gene encoding UDP-glycosyltransferase 74B1-like produces MENKREYRGHVLVLPYPSQGHINPLLQFAKRLASKGVKATLVTTTYTVSSIHVHNVGVESISDGFDESGFAQAADEETFLQSFKANGSRTLSQVLNKFEDSEFPVNCVVYDSFLPWALDVAKEHGIYGATFFTNSAAVCSIVSQIHHGLLSLPFKPQDMPLLIPGLPPLNLVDLPSMLQKPDSHPAYLKMKLNQYSNLDQADWIFGNTFQALEGEAAKGVAKLWPAKLIGPMVPSAYLDGQIKGDRGYGASLWKPLGEECTNWLDTKAPKSVVYVSFGSMVSLTAKQMEEFALGLKESGVNFLWVVRKSELSKLPNEIIDSVKEKGLLVTWCNQLEALAHEAIGCFVTHCGWNSILEGLSLGVPMVAVPKWADQMTNAKFVEEIWEVGVRAKEDDEGIVRKEEFVGCLKDIIEGERSKEIKKNSSKWRELAKKEISEGGSSDICTSEFVAHLCAN; encoded by the exons ATGGAGAACAAACGTGAATACAGAGGTCATGTTCTTGTGCTTCCATATCCTAGCCAGGGTCACATCAACCCTCTCCTCCAATTTGCTAAGCGCCTAGCCTCTAAAGGCGTCAAGGCCACACTTGTCACAACCACCTACACTGTCAGCTCCATTCACGTCCACAACGTCGGCGTCGAGTCCATCTCCGATGGTTTCGACGAGTCCGGCTTTGCTCAAGCGGCGGATGAGGAAACGTTTCTTCAGTCATTCAAGGCCAACGGCTCCAGAACCCTATCCCAAGTCCTCAACAAGTTCGAAGACTCTGAGTTCCCGGTGAACTGTGTTGTGTATGATTCGTTTCTGCCTTGGGCTCTGGATGTGGCCAAGGAGCATGGCATATATGGAGCCACTTTTTTCACGAACTCGGCTGCTGTGTGTAGCATTGTGTCTCAGATTCATCATGGACTACTTTCTCTGCCGTTTAAGCCTCAAGACATGCCCTTGTTAATTCCTGGGTTGCCTCCACTGAACCTTGTTGACCTGCCTAGCATGCTTCAGAAGCCGGATAGTCACCCAGCTTACTTGAAGATGAAACTGAACCAGTATTCTAACTTGGACCAGGCTGACTGGATCTTTGGAAATACTTTCCAAGCACTAGAAGGCGAG GCTGCCAAAGGAGTAGCAAAGCTGTGGCCAGCAAAGTTGATAGGCCCCATGGTCCCTTCAGCTTATTTGGATGGCCAGATTAAAGGGGACAGAGGATATGGAGCAAGCCTATGGAAGCCTCTGGGTGAAGAATGCACCAACTGGCTAGATACAAAGGCACCTAAATCAGTAGTGTATGTCTCCTTTGGAAGCATGGTGTCCCTAACTGCAAAGCAAATGGAAGAGTTTGCGTTGGGCTTGAAAGAGAGCGGGGTGAATTTTCTGTGGGTGGTAAGAAAATCTGAACTGAGTAAATTGCCAAATGAAATCATTGACTCTGTAAAGGAAAAGGGTCTGCTAGTGACTTGGTGTAATCAGCTGGAAGCCTTGGCACATGAAGCAATTGGGTGTTTTGTGACTCATTGTGGTTGGAATTCGATACTCGAAGGGCTCAGCCTTGGGGTTCCAATGGTTGCAGTGCCAAAGTGGGCTGATCAAATGACCAATGCTAAGTTTGTGGAGGAGATTTGGGAGGTTGGAGTCAGAGCCAAGGAGGATGATGAGGGCATTGTGAGGAAAGAAGAGTTTGTTGGATGTCTGAAGGACATTATTGAGGGAGAGAGAAGCAAAGAGATCAAGAAGAATTCGAGTAAATGGAGGGAGTTGGCTAAGAAGGAAATCAGTGAAGGGGGAAGCTCAGACATATGTACTAGTGAATTTGTAGCGCATCTGTGTGCTAATTAA
- the LOC101294357 gene encoding UDP-glycosyltransferase 74B1-like, with protein MENPKQCRGHVVVLPYPSQGHINPLLQFAKRLASKGVKATFATTSYTVSSICVPNVEVEPISDGFDESGFAQAADEETFLQSFKANGSRTLSQVLKKFEDSEFPVNCVVYDSFLPWALDVAKEHGIYGASFFTNSASVCSILLHIHHGLISLPFSLEDIPLSLPGLPPLDIADLPGMLKKPDSNPAYLRMQMNQYSNLSKADWIFANTFQALESDAVKGVEKLWPAKLIGPMIPSAYLDGQIKGDRGYGASLWKPLGEECINWLVAKAPKSVVYVSFGSMVSLTAEQMEEFALGLIESGVHFLWVVRASELSKLPNEIIDSVKEKGLLVTWCNQLEALAHEAIGYFVTHCGWNSILEGLSLGVPMVAVPKWADQMTNAKFVEEIWEVGVRAKEDDEGIVRKEELVGCLKEVIEGERGKVIKKNSSKWREVAKKEISEGGSSDKCISEFVELLVPANKNSEARAFLKD; from the exons ATGGAGAATCCCAAACAATGCAGAGGTCATGTTGTGGTGCTTCCTTATCCTAGCCAAGGCCACATCAACCCTCTCCTCCAGTTCGCAAAGCGTCTGGCTTCTAAAGGCGTCAAGGCTACTTTCGCCACCACCAGTTACACTGTCAGCTCCATTTGTGTCCCTAACGTTGAGGTTGAACCCATCTCTGATGGTTTCGACGAGTCTGGCTTTGCTCAAGCGGCGGATGAGGAGACGTTTCTTCAGTCGTTCAAGGCCAACGGTTCGAGAACCCTATCTCAAGTCCTGAAGAAGTTCGAAGACTCTGAGTTCCCAGTGAATTGTGTTGTGTATGATTCATTTCTGCCTTGGGCTCTTGATGTGGCTAAGGAACATGGCATATATGGAGCCTCCTTTTTCACCAATTCAGCCAGTGTGTGCAGCATTCTTCTTCACATTCACCATGGTTTAATTTCTCTGCCTTTTAGTCTCGAAGACATACCCTTGTCGCTTCCTGGCTTGCCTCCGCTCGACATTGCTGACCTGCCTGGCATGCTTAAGAAGCCGGATAGTAACCCAGCTTACTTGAGGATGCAAATGAATCAGTATTCAAACTTATCCAAGGCTGACTGGATCTTTGCCAATACTTTCCAAGCACTAGAAAGCGAC GCTGTCAAAGGAGTAGAAAAGCTATGGCCAGCGAAGTTGATAGGCCCTATGATCCCTTCAGCTTATTTGGATGGCCAGATTAAAGGAGATAGGGGATATGGAGCAAGCCTATGGAAGCCTCTTGGTGAAGAATGCATCAACTGGCTAGTTGCAAAGGCACCTAAATCAGTGGTGTATGTCTCCTTTGGAAGCATGGTGTCCCTGACAGCAGAGCAGATGGAAGAGTTTGCATTGGGCTTGATAGAGAGTGGGGTGCATTTCCTGTGGGTGGTAAGAGCATCAGAACTGAGTAAATTGCCAAATGAAATCATCGACTCAGTAAAGGAAAAGGGTCTGCTGGTGACTTGGTGTAACCAGCTGGAAGCGTTGGCACATGAAGCAATTGGGTATTTTGTGACTCATTGTGGTTGGAATTCGATACTCGAAGGGCTCAGCCTTGGGGTTCCGATGGTTGCAGTGCCAAAGTGGGCTGATCAAATGACCAATGCTAAGTTTGTGGAGGAGATTTGGGAGGTTGGGGTCAGAGCCAAGGAAGATGACGAGGGAATTGTGAGGAAAGAAGAGCTTGTTGGGTGTTTGAAGGAAGTTATTGAGGGAGAGAGAGGCAAAGTGATCAAGAAGAATTCAAGTAAATGGAGGGAAGTGGCTAAGAAGGAAATTAGTGAAGGGGGGAGCTCAGACAAGTGTATTAGTGAATTTGTAGAACTTCTGGTGCCTGCTAATAAGAATTCAGAGGCCAGGGCTTTCCTGAAGGATTAG